A genomic segment from Hyphomicrobiales bacterium encodes:
- a CDS encoding type II toxin-antitoxin system HicA family toxin: MAPQFDRPLREVLRAAGCRLVRQGKGSHEIWHSPITERNFPVPVGIASRHTANAVLRQAGLPKAF; the protein is encoded by the coding sequence ATGGCTCCGCAGTTCGATCGGCCGCTGCGCGAAGTGTTGCGCGCAGCGGGATGCAGGCTCGTCCGGCAAGGCAAGGGCAGCCACGAAATCTGGCACAGTCCGATCACCGAAAGAAACTTTCCCGTACCGGTTGGAATTGCCAGCCGCCACACGGCCAATGCCGTTCTGCGGCAGGCGGGACTGCCGAAGGCGTTTTGA
- a CDS encoding DUF1902 domain-containing protein, with product MAKPVIFTISAAWDDEAAVWTGHSDDIPAAAEAPTLDGLLAKISAMALDLLPDNHPGVDPASLYLQITALREAEPAAA from the coding sequence ATGGCCAAACCGGTAATCTTCACGATTTCCGCCGCGTGGGACGACGAGGCGGCGGTGTGGACCGGACATAGCGACGACATCCCGGCCGCCGCCGAGGCGCCGACGCTCGACGGACTGTTGGCGAAGATATCGGCGATGGCGCTGGACCTCCTGCCCGACAATCATCCGGGCGTCGATCCCGCCTCGCTCTATCTGCAGATCACCGCGTTGCGCGAAGCCGAGCCCGCAGCCGCCTGA